The segment GGCCGAATACCGGCACGACGCCCAGGTCGACCAACTCGTGGCCTGGCTGGTCGCGGCCGGGGCATCGACCGGCCGACACAAGCCGGTCGTGTGTGTCGGTCGGGACGGGATCACGCTCCGTCTGCGGATGACACGCGGGAGTCTGTACGAGGTGGCCAGCACGGGCACGGTCAGCGTGTACGACCGCCGGGGGACGCGGTTGGGGACCGTGTACCTGGCGTACGCGCCCGCATCCGGCCAGCCCGCGATGCGTGGGGCGTTGACGGCCATCATCCGCGACGTGTTGACCCGGTGGGAGGGTCCGTTACCCCGGTGGTGCTACGTGACGGACGCCGGGGACAACGAGACCGGGTACTACGACGACGTGCTCAAGGGGATGACGCACCCGCGGACCCAGCAGGTCTTAGAGTGGGTCCGGGTGGTCGATTACTACCACGCGAGCGAGCGGGTGTGGACGTTGGCGAACGTGTTGTTCGGTGGCGACCGGGGGGCCGTGGGGTGGGCGAAGAAGATGCTGAAGTGGATGCTCCAACCGGGCGGGGTGAACCGGGTGCTGCACTCGGCCGCGGCGTTCCGGGTGGCCCGGACGCTGACCCGGACCCAGAAGAAGGAGTACGACCGGGCGTACGCGTACCTGCGAAACCGGATGGGTCACATGGACTACGCGAGATACCGACGGGTGGGTGTTCCGTTGGGCAGTGGAGTAACCGAGGCGGCGTGCAAGACGGTGTTCACTCAGCGGTTGAAGCTCAGCGGCATGCGGTGGACGAAAGAGGGGGCGCAAGTGATCTTGAACCTGCGGGTGATCCTCCTGAGCGGGGTCTGGGACGTCGTGTATGGGCGGGTCTTGGCCGCACGGCCGCAGCCCATCATGAGGGGTCACGTCGCTTCGGAGCCAAACGAGCTGGGAATCGCCGCATAATCAGCGAGTTAGAGAGACTTCAACCGATATAACAATGAAGAAGCCCACTCTCATGAGTGGGGCCAGAGATGATATGCAATTTACCAGAGCGACACTGCCTACATCGCGATCGCAACCGCCCTCGCTTGTTTAAGGATTAGTCAGCCCGGCGACCCGGCCTACGGGATCGCATCCAGTACCGAGCACAAGATTGCCATCTTCCCTGGCGGTGTACCGCTCTTGGCCGACGGGAAGGTGGTCGGGGCGGTTGGAGTCATTGGCAGCAAGCCGGACCAGGACCACGCCGTCGCCGAAGCTGGGGCCGGGGCCGGGGCCGGGGAATTCACCTCAACATGACATATTTCGCGTACGCCACACCGAATGATCCGAAGGTGGGTGACACACGAATTCTGCGGCCCGGGACAGTGGTGGACAAGGATGAGTTGATAGCCCAATACGGGTAGCCAGCATGGGTGGAAAGACCTTGGCATCCGTGCGGCACCACGTTTGCAATATGCCACTCGCGGATTGCCCGGGCTGTTAAAATGGGTGCCCCTACCGAGGAGATTGTCATGCCACAAGGCGACAAAGCTAAACCTTAAACAAGCGGGTTTTCTTACACATTTTTGCATATTGATTCCGTCGACGAACTCTCCGGAGCCCGCCGTGGGTCGGGCCTGTTGCATGATACGATGATTGATCCTGCCTCCTCCCTTTCACCCCGTGGCTCGTTCGGCGTGTGCGCGGATCGGGACATCCAGATCCCGACATCGATTCGTCCGGTCCTACCGCCGCAACCGATCGACCAGTCGGAAGAAGATGGCCAGGTGCGGGTTCCCGCCCAGCAGTCGGAGTACCAACCGCCGGCCGGACTTCACCACTTGGCACGGCAACGACACGAACGCGCTGACGAACGTCTTGAATTCCCATCCCAGAACCTGCCGTTTCTCATCCCGGTGCCGGTCCCGCCAGCGGCCCGCCGTGTCCGGAAGCATCAACGCCCACCATGCCTTCAGGGACCACGCCAGGGATGTCATGACCATGTACGCCCAGTTGCTCGCCAGCGTGTCCGTCGGGGACGACAGGGCCCGGACGCCGCCCTTCAACGGGGCGATCAAGTTCTCCTGGTGGCACCGGTCGTTGGCCGAGAACACGATCTCGGCCGGCGTCCACTCCCGCTCGTTGGTGATGTCAAACAACTACCGCGTCTCGTCGAACAACACCCGCTGTCCCTTCGTCCGCGCGATGGTCTTGCGGACGACGATCATCCGGTACTCGCGGGCGCACGCGGTCGGGCGGTACGCGAACTCGGCCACGTCCTCCGACGGCAACCGCAGGGTCTCGTACTCCCGGTCCCGGACGATCCCGTCGCGGATGTCGGCCGGCGTCCGGCGGGTCGCGGTGGCGACCGCGGACCGGGCCGGACGGGTCACCCGGTGCCACGCCGTCGGCGGCCGTTCCTCGACCCGGGCGACCAGGTTCGGTTTGGCGTCGTACCCGAACACGAACCGCAGGTCGGCGATCGCGTTCCACCCGTCGAGGCACGCGGTCTGGGAGAAGTCGGTGTCCCCGCGGAACAGAACCTTCCGGAACCCGGCCTCCCGGCACAGGGTGGCCGCCCGCGTCAGTTCGCCGGCCGCGCCCTCGTGCGACGGACGGTTGCCGGGCCGGTTGACGAGGCTCAGCACCTTCCCGGTGTTGGCCCGGGAAACGATCAGCGGGTGGTATCCCCACCGCCCATCGTACGTGATGTCCTGGCCCTGTTTCGACCGCCCGCCGGTCTCCACGATCGTCCCGTCGGCATCGATGACGGCCAGGTCGAAGAACGGGTCGGGTTGTTCGGCCCAGACGCGGCGGGGGGTGCGGTCAAAGGCGTCGAGCAGAGCACGGACATCCTTCTCCCGGAAGCGGCGGCAGAAGTCGCCGGCCGTCGTCGGATCCGGGATGCGGGCGGCCCCGAGGGCGTCGAGGACGGCCGCGTCGTTGCGGAGGCGGTCGATATCCTGCAGGCCGGTTCCGCCGCACAGGGCGTTGTACGCGAGGGTCAGGACATGGTCGGATTCGTGGTACGGGAGGTGCGTCTTCAGCACCCGGACGGACGGATCGATGTCTCCCACGAGGCCGGTGCGGCCGACGAGTTGATGGATGAGTCCGATGCCCCCGCAGGTGATGGCGCGGGTCGGATCGGCGACCTCGTAGTGAAGGGTGTGGTCCGAGAGAACGGGTCGGGCCGGTGACCCACCGGTCCGTTTATTGAGACGGCGTTCGATACGTGTCTTGTTTTTGCGGAACCACTTCTGGAAGATGGTCTTCACTTGAAATCCTTCTGTGGGGCGGCCGTTCGGGTCGTGTGGCCATGACCAAAACAACCGAAACGCAGGGGGATTTCAAGCTTTTCCCACTTCCCTTAAAAAATCATGCCCCGTAGTTCGCTTGGTTAAGGACTAGCGGAAAGCCGGCTTGGTGACGGCGAGCTCCAGTCGGTGGCGTGAACGACTCGCTCGCCGAACCCGCATCACCCACGGAAACATCACCATGCAACATCGGCACCTGCAGTTCGGCCACGGGTTCCGCGTCGTCCTCGGCGACGACCGCTCGCAGGCCGCCCAGCTGACACTCGCCCCGGCTGAGACCGAGGGCGGGCCCGACAACCGCCACCACGGCGCGGACCAGTGGCTCTACGTGGTGAGCGGGACGGGGGCGGCGATCGTCGAAGGCGAGCGGGTAGAACTGCGGGACGGGACCCTCGTACTGATCCCACGTGGCGACCAGCACGAGATCCGGAACACGGGTGACACGCCCCTCAAGACGCTCAACCTCTACGTCCCGCCCGCCTACACCGACGCGGGCGAAGAGTTGCCCGCCGGCGGAAAATGATTCGGATACCCGGCATCGCGTTCATACCACTTGAGATTCTGATTTATGGCCGATCAAGCCTCGGACTACGATGCTTATCAGGAGT is part of the Fimbriiglobus ruber genome and harbors:
- a CDS encoding cupin domain-containing protein, translating into MQHRHLQFGHGFRVVLGDDRSQAAQLTLAPAETEGGPDNRHHGADQWLYVVSGTGAAIVEGERVELRDGTLVLIPRGDQHEIRNTGDTPLKTLNLYVPPAYTDAGEELPAGGK
- a CDS encoding GlcG/HbpS family heme-binding protein; its protein translation is MSQPGDPAYGIASSTEHKIAIFPGGVPLLADGKVVGAVGVIGSKPDQDHAVAEAGAGAGAGEFTST